From a region of the Xyrauchen texanus isolate HMW12.3.18 chromosome 47, RBS_HiC_50CHRs, whole genome shotgun sequence genome:
- the LOC127639293 gene encoding transcription factor Spi-C-like translates to METLENDINQDFQDAIDVIQRHSEIHYDTENKYYENVEIQHSSARHAISYYQFTPHFEPPAPMYDWNESLSWSHIVPDASMGPLGSTEPAFYSNLPQRHRKGRKKLRLYEYLHEALHDDNMGDSIQWMDRGSGIFHFISKNKEKLAECWGQRKGNRKAMTYQKMARALRNYSRTGEIVKVRRKLTYQFNPAILQRLSTLSSREMALHQQNSAEHVYYSSAVPDCHYWYGQYSDQDEYDLATVLTMHKDSKTSQ, encoded by the exons ATG GAAACTCTTGAAAATGACATCAATCAAGACTTTCAAGATGCCATTGATGTAATTCAGCGTCACTCTGAGATACACTATGACACGG aaaataaatactaTGAGAATGTGGAAATTCAACACTCGTCAGCGAGACATGCCATCTCATACTATCAGTTCACACCTCATTTTGAGCCTCCAGCACCCATGTATGACTGGAATGAGTCATTG TCATGGTCTCACATTGTACCGGATGCATCTATGGGCCCGTTGGGTTCTACTGAGCCagcattttattcaaatttaccACAGCGCCATAGAAAAG GTCGTAAAAAGTTACGCTTATATGAGTATCTTCACGAGGCTCTCCATGACGACAACATGGGTGACTCCATCCAGTGGATGGACCGAGGGAGCGGCATCTTTCACTTCATCTCCAAAAATAAAGAGAAACTGGCCGAGTGCTGGGGTCAACGCAAGGGGAACCGCAAGGCCATGACCTACCAGAAAATGGCACGTGCCCTCCGAAACTACAGCCGCACCGGTGAGATTGTGAAAGTGCGCCGCAAACTGACTTATCAGTTTAATCCAGCAATATTGCAGAGACTGAGCACACTTTCATCTAGAGAGATGGCTCTTCATCAGCAAAACTCTGCTGAGCATGTGTACTACAGCTCTGCTGTACCTGACTGTCATTACTGGTATGGACAGTACTCGGACCAGGACGAGTATGACCTCGCCACTGTACTGACAATGCACAAAGACTCCAAAACATCTCAGTGA